A window of the Vespa crabro chromosome 8, iyVesCrab1.2, whole genome shotgun sequence genome harbors these coding sequences:
- the LOC124425852 gene encoding ATP-dependent RNA helicase dbp2-like isoform X1 → MYNRDRDQGRSRRGGGGRGSNRGSSDNGRGNVNSRFNGRGRGSSVSTGRGGLKGKQPGGSLRKVNWDARSLEPLRKDFYIEHPAVRNRSKEEVAQFRENAEITVKGVNVPNPIQYFEEGNFPPYVMEGIRRQGYSQPTAIQAQGWPIALSGRDLVAIAQTGSGKTLGYILPAIVHIIHQPRLSKGDGPIALILAPTRELAQQIQEVANCFGESAAVRNTCIFGGAPKGPQAHDLERGVEICIATPGRLIDFLERETTNLRRCTYLVLDEADRMLDMGFEPQIRKIIEQIRPDRQVLMWSATWPKEVRALAEDFLTDYTHLNIGSLTLSANHNIVQIVDVCQEFEKDIKLYRLLQEIGTEKENKTIIFVETKRKVDDITRNIRRDGWQALSIHGDKNQQERDHVLQEFRSGRAPILVATDVAARGLDVDDVKYVINFDYPSSSEDYIHRIGRTGRRRQTGTAYAFFTSHNMKHAGDLIEVLREAGQNINPRLSEMAEMAKSGNFGNRSAKRFCSSSGSLDRSGGRRGNIDCRGGRGSGTLRGRGSIRSNNSYQSGSSGYSGSDYTSYSNLKQNNSISPNTGYGYTTQRSYSQNMSQVYGGNDNYGNNYQYRGAAY, encoded by the exons AT GTataacagagatagagatcaAGGCAGAAGTCGCAGAGGAGGTGGTGGTAGAGGAAGTAATAGAGGAAGTAGTGATAATGGTCGAGGAAATGTTAATAGTCGATTTAATggacgaggaagaggaagtaGTGTTAGTACTGGACGGGGTGGACTAAAGGGAAAACAACCTGGAGGAAGTTTAAGGAAAGTAAATTGGGATGCTCGCTCTTTAGAACCATTACGAAaggatttttatattgaacatCCTGCTGTTAGAAACAG ATCAAAGGAAGAAGTTGCACAATTTCGTGAAAATGCAGAAATAACTGTAAAAGGAGTTAATGTTCCTAATCCTATTCAGTATTTTGAAGAAGGTAATTTTCCACCTTATGTAATGGAAGGAATCCGTAGACAAGGTTATTCACAACCTACAGCAATTCAAGCACAAGGATGGCCAATAGCGCTTAGTGGTAGAGATCTTGTTGCAATTGCACAAACTGGTTCTGGAAAAACACTTGGA tATATTTTACCTGCAATTGTGCATATTATACATCAGCCACGGTTAAGTAAAGGTGATGGTCCAATTGCATTGATATTGGCTCCAACGAGAGAACTTGCACAACAAATTCAAGAAGTTGCTAATTGTTTCGGTGAATCGGCAGCTGTAAGAAACACATGTATTTTTGGTGGTGCACCTAAAGGACCACAAGCTCATGATTTAGAAAGAGGTGTTGAGATATGCATTGCTACACCAGGTAGACTTATTGACTTTTTGGAGAGAGAAACTACAAATTTACGCAG ATGCACATATTTAGTGCTTGATGAAGCTGATAGAATGTTAGACATGGGATTTGAACCTCaaattcgtaaaattattgaacAAATACGACCTGACAGGCAGGTATTGATGTGGTCTGCAACATGGCCAAAAGAAGTTCGAGCTTTGGCTGAAGATTTTCTAACTGATTATACCCACCTTAATATTGGATCATTGACTTTATCAGCCAATCATAACATTGTACAAATTGTAGATGTTTGTCAAGAATTtgagaaagatattaaattatataggcTACTTCAAGAAATTGgaactgaaaaagaaaataaaactataatattcGTAGAAACAAAGCGAAAAGTTGATGATATTACAAGAAATATTAGAAGAGATGGATGGCAAGCTTTAAGCATTCATGGTGATAAAAATCAACAGGAAAGAGATCATGTGTTGCAGGAATTTCGTAGTGGACGAGCACCGATCTTGGTTGCAACAGACGTAGCTGCAAGAGGTTTAG ATGTGGATGATGtcaaatatgtaataaattttgacTACCCATCATCATCAGAagattatatacatagaattGGTCGTACTGGTCGTAGACGACAAACAGGAACAGCTTATGCATTTTTCACCAGTCATAATATGAAACATGCAGGAGACCTAATAGAAGTGCTACGAGAAGCTGGACAAAATATTAATCCAAGATTGAGTGAAATGGCAGAAATGGCCAAATCAGGAAATTTTGGAAACAGAA GTGCTAAACGTTTTTGTAGTTCATCCGGAAGTTTAGACAGAAGTGGTGGAAGACGTGGAAATATTGATTGTAGAGGAGGACGTGGTAGTGGTACTCTCAGAGGACGAGGAAGTATTCGTTCTAACAATTCTTACCAATCTGGATCAAGTGGTTACTCAGGATCAGATTATACTAGTTATAGTAacttaaaacaaaataattcaattagtCCAAATACTGGTTATGGGTATACTACACAGAGAAGTTATAGTCAAAATATGTCTCAAGTTTACGGaggtaatgataattatgggaataattatcaatatagaGGTGCTGCATATTAA
- the LOC124425852 gene encoding ATP-dependent RNA helicase dbp2-like isoform X2 — translation MYNRDRDQGRSRRGGGGRGSNRGSSDNGRGNVNSRFNGRGRGSSVSTGRGGLKGKQPGGSLRKVNWDARSLEPLRKDFYIEHPAVRNRSKEEVAQFRENAEITVKGVNVPNPIQYFEEGNFPPYVMEGIRRQGYSQPTAIQAQGWPIALSGRDLVAIAQTGSGKTLGYILPAIVHIIHQPRLSKGDGPIALILAPTRELAQQIQEVANCFGESAAVRNTCIFGGAPKGPQAHDLERGVEICIATPGRLIDFLERETTNLRRCTYLVLDEADRMLDMGFEPQIRKIIEQIRPDRQVLMWSATWPKEVRALAEDFLTDYTHLNIGSLTLSANHNIVQIVDVCQEFEKDIKLYRLLQEIGTEKENKTIIFVETKRKVDDITRNIRRDGWQALSIHGDKNQQERDHVLQEFRSGRAPILVATDVAARGLDVDDVKYVINFDYPSSSEDYIHRIGRTGRRRQTGTAYAFFTSHNMKHAGDLIEVLREAGQNINPRLSEMAEMAKSGNFGNRSAKRFCSSSGSLDRSGGRRGNIDCRGGRGSGTLRGRGSIRSNNSYQSGSSGYSGSDYTSYSNLKQNNSISPNTGYGYTTQRSYSQNMSQVYGGNDNYGNNYQYRGAAY, via the exons aT GTataacagagatagagatcaAGGCAGAAGTCGCAGAGGAGGTGGTGGTAGAGGAAGTAATAGAGGAAGTAGTGATAATGGTCGAGGAAATGTTAATAGTCGATTTAATggacgaggaagaggaagtaGTGTTAGTACTGGACGGGGTGGACTAAAGGGAAAACAACCTGGAGGAAGTTTAAGGAAAGTAAATTGGGATGCTCGCTCTTTAGAACCATTACGAAaggatttttatattgaacatCCTGCTGTTAGAAACAG ATCAAAGGAAGAAGTTGCACAATTTCGTGAAAATGCAGAAATAACTGTAAAAGGAGTTAATGTTCCTAATCCTATTCAGTATTTTGAAGAAGGTAATTTTCCACCTTATGTAATGGAAGGAATCCGTAGACAAGGTTATTCACAACCTACAGCAATTCAAGCACAAGGATGGCCAATAGCGCTTAGTGGTAGAGATCTTGTTGCAATTGCACAAACTGGTTCTGGAAAAACACTTGGA tATATTTTACCTGCAATTGTGCATATTATACATCAGCCACGGTTAAGTAAAGGTGATGGTCCAATTGCATTGATATTGGCTCCAACGAGAGAACTTGCACAACAAATTCAAGAAGTTGCTAATTGTTTCGGTGAATCGGCAGCTGTAAGAAACACATGTATTTTTGGTGGTGCACCTAAAGGACCACAAGCTCATGATTTAGAAAGAGGTGTTGAGATATGCATTGCTACACCAGGTAGACTTATTGACTTTTTGGAGAGAGAAACTACAAATTTACGCAG ATGCACATATTTAGTGCTTGATGAAGCTGATAGAATGTTAGACATGGGATTTGAACCTCaaattcgtaaaattattgaacAAATACGACCTGACAGGCAGGTATTGATGTGGTCTGCAACATGGCCAAAAGAAGTTCGAGCTTTGGCTGAAGATTTTCTAACTGATTATACCCACCTTAATATTGGATCATTGACTTTATCAGCCAATCATAACATTGTACAAATTGTAGATGTTTGTCAAGAATTtgagaaagatattaaattatataggcTACTTCAAGAAATTGgaactgaaaaagaaaataaaactataatattcGTAGAAACAAAGCGAAAAGTTGATGATATTACAAGAAATATTAGAAGAGATGGATGGCAAGCTTTAAGCATTCATGGTGATAAAAATCAACAGGAAAGAGATCATGTGTTGCAGGAATTTCGTAGTGGACGAGCACCGATCTTGGTTGCAACAGACGTAGCTGCAAGAGGTTTAG ATGTGGATGATGtcaaatatgtaataaattttgacTACCCATCATCATCAGAagattatatacatagaattGGTCGTACTGGTCGTAGACGACAAACAGGAACAGCTTATGCATTTTTCACCAGTCATAATATGAAACATGCAGGAGACCTAATAGAAGTGCTACGAGAAGCTGGACAAAATATTAATCCAAGATTGAGTGAAATGGCAGAAATGGCCAAATCAGGAAATTTTGGAAACAGAA GTGCTAAACGTTTTTGTAGTTCATCCGGAAGTTTAGACAGAAGTGGTGGAAGACGTGGAAATATTGATTGTAGAGGAGGACGTGGTAGTGGTACTCTCAGAGGACGAGGAAGTATTCGTTCTAACAATTCTTACCAATCTGGATCAAGTGGTTACTCAGGATCAGATTATACTAGTTATAGTAacttaaaacaaaataattcaattagtCCAAATACTGGTTATGGGTATACTACACAGAGAAGTTATAGTCAAAATATGTCTCAAGTTTACGGaggtaatgataattatgggaataattatcaatatagaGGTGCTGCATATTAA
- the LOC124425852 gene encoding probable ATP-dependent RNA helicase DDX5 isoform X3 yields MYNRDRDQGRSRRGGGGRGSNRGSSDNGRGNVNSRFNGRGRGSSVSTGRGGLKGKQPGGSLRKVNWDARSLEPLRKDFYIEHPAVRNRSKEEVAQFRENAEITVKGVNVPNPIQYFEEGNFPPYVMEGIRRQGYSQPTAIQAQGWPIALSGRDLVAIAQTGSGKTLGYILPAIVHIIHQPRLSKGDGPIALILAPTRELAQQIQEVANCFGESAAVRNTCIFGGAPKGPQAHDLERGVEICIATPGRLIDFLERETTNLRRCTYLVLDEADRMLDMGFEPQIRKIIEQIRPDRQVLMWSATWPKEVRALAEDFLTDYTHLNIGSLTLSANHNIVQIVDVCQEFEKDIKLYRLLQEIGTEKENKTIIFVETKRKVDDITRNIRRDGWQALSIHGDKNQQERDHVLQEFRSGRAPILVATDVAARGLDVDDVKYVINFDYPSSSEDYIHRIGRTGRRRQTGTAYAFFTSHNMKHAGDLIEVLREAGQNINPRLSEMAEMAKSGNFGNRIYVYSNFRC; encoded by the exons AT GTataacagagatagagatcaAGGCAGAAGTCGCAGAGGAGGTGGTGGTAGAGGAAGTAATAGAGGAAGTAGTGATAATGGTCGAGGAAATGTTAATAGTCGATTTAATggacgaggaagaggaagtaGTGTTAGTACTGGACGGGGTGGACTAAAGGGAAAACAACCTGGAGGAAGTTTAAGGAAAGTAAATTGGGATGCTCGCTCTTTAGAACCATTACGAAaggatttttatattgaacatCCTGCTGTTAGAAACAG ATCAAAGGAAGAAGTTGCACAATTTCGTGAAAATGCAGAAATAACTGTAAAAGGAGTTAATGTTCCTAATCCTATTCAGTATTTTGAAGAAGGTAATTTTCCACCTTATGTAATGGAAGGAATCCGTAGACAAGGTTATTCACAACCTACAGCAATTCAAGCACAAGGATGGCCAATAGCGCTTAGTGGTAGAGATCTTGTTGCAATTGCACAAACTGGTTCTGGAAAAACACTTGGA tATATTTTACCTGCAATTGTGCATATTATACATCAGCCACGGTTAAGTAAAGGTGATGGTCCAATTGCATTGATATTGGCTCCAACGAGAGAACTTGCACAACAAATTCAAGAAGTTGCTAATTGTTTCGGTGAATCGGCAGCTGTAAGAAACACATGTATTTTTGGTGGTGCACCTAAAGGACCACAAGCTCATGATTTAGAAAGAGGTGTTGAGATATGCATTGCTACACCAGGTAGACTTATTGACTTTTTGGAGAGAGAAACTACAAATTTACGCAG ATGCACATATTTAGTGCTTGATGAAGCTGATAGAATGTTAGACATGGGATTTGAACCTCaaattcgtaaaattattgaacAAATACGACCTGACAGGCAGGTATTGATGTGGTCTGCAACATGGCCAAAAGAAGTTCGAGCTTTGGCTGAAGATTTTCTAACTGATTATACCCACCTTAATATTGGATCATTGACTTTATCAGCCAATCATAACATTGTACAAATTGTAGATGTTTGTCAAGAATTtgagaaagatattaaattatataggcTACTTCAAGAAATTGgaactgaaaaagaaaataaaactataatattcGTAGAAACAAAGCGAAAAGTTGATGATATTACAAGAAATATTAGAAGAGATGGATGGCAAGCTTTAAGCATTCATGGTGATAAAAATCAACAGGAAAGAGATCATGTGTTGCAGGAATTTCGTAGTGGACGAGCACCGATCTTGGTTGCAACAGACGTAGCTGCAAGAGGTTTAG ATGTGGATGATGtcaaatatgtaataaattttgacTACCCATCATCATCAGAagattatatacatagaattGGTCGTACTGGTCGTAGACGACAAACAGGAACAGCTTATGCATTTTTCACCAGTCATAATATGAAACATGCAGGAGACCTAATAGAAGTGCTACGAGAAGCTGGACAAAATATTAATCCAAGATTGAGTGAAATGGCAGAAATGGCCAAATCAGGAAATTTTGGAAACAGAA tatatgtatattcaaatTTTAGGTGCTAA
- the LOC124425853 gene encoding RNA-binding region-containing protein 3: protein MSSETNHIFDTLKVLHLPSYLSDQRRNELFQKYGAIKTRTLRPSSKYTITFVKFPSHSLANEALLRLHQIKVRGQYLSVEFAKKSMPIQFSENEIHYGDIMKDEIHKETVNKSHFQAFLKRLYGGSMNQIFTQPPPPNIKYKYAPPTKNTLLRIIIQLLKEPAFYTQVLHLMNRMNLPPPFEELEAEFPILKEIYDIEKYKDILGEDIFESVKGKGFLQNDKKEKETDEEESEIESDEDTNVKSLQNVPIKRKCLQSKKRLKIPKFINPAKQPTAPTSIQKTIRPEDMFESVQLGESKSLKIELKTVDKLLEGVDVLSEHKLDNIQETQSGFGLMFPTKNIEHAKQNIKHSCEESFEKSSEQPLEKPSDFITKEELASNRISINDQRLLPVFKNYHAGKPTNRLYIKNLAKQVEANDLHYIYKKYVIPGLPNTEHEYNVRLMQEGRMKGQAFVTLQNTAQAQLAVQETNGYILKEKPMVVQYAKVSNS, encoded by the exons ATGTCATCTGAAACAAATCAT ATATTTGATACTCTCAAAGTACTTCATTTACCATCTTATCTTTCTGATCAGCGacgaaatgaattatttcaaaaatatggTGCTATAAAAACACGTACGTTACGGCCTTCTAGTAAATATACTATAACTTTTGTAAAGTTTCCATCACATAGTTTAGCAAATGAAGCACTTTTACGTTTACATCAAATAAAAGTCAGAGGACAGTACTTATCAGTAGAATTTGCTAAAAAATCTATGCCAATACAATTTTctgaaaatgaaattcattaTGGAGATATTATGAAGGATGAAATACATAAAGAAACAGTTAATAAATCTCATTTTCAAGCTTTTTTAAAACGGTTGTATGGAGGATCAATGAATCAAATTTTTACACAGCCACCTCCaccaaatataaaatataaatatgcacCACCAACAAAAAATACTttgttaagaataattatacaattattgaAAGAACCAGCTTTTTATACTCAG GTGTTACATTTAATGAATAGAATGAATTTACCTCCACCATTTGAAGAACTAGAAGCAGAATTTCccatattaaaagaaatttatgatattgagaaatataaagatattttaggcgaagatatatttgaatcagtaaaagggaaag gatttttacaaaatgataaaaaagaaaaagaaactgatGAAGAAGAATCTGAAATAGAATCTGATGAAGATACTAATGTTAAATCCTTACAAAATGTAcctataaaaaggaaatgtcTACAATCtaaaaaacgattaaaaattccTAAATTTATTAATCCTGCAAAACAGCCAACAGCACCTACTTCTATTCAAAAAACAATCAGACCAGAAGACATGTTTGAGTCTGTACAGCTTGGTGAATCtaaaagtttaaaaattgaattgaaaaCCGTTGACAAATTATTAGAAGGAGTGGATGTTTTATCTGAACATAAACTTGATAATATTCAAGAAACACAAAGTGGATTTGGATTAATGTTTCCTACCAAGAATATCGAACAtgcaaaacaaaatataaaacattctTGTGAAgaatcttttgaaaaatcttcTGAGCAACCACTTGAAAAACCTTCTGATTTTATTACAAAGGAAGAATTAGCATCAAATAGAATATCAATTAATG ATCAAAGACTTCTTCctgttttcaaaaattatcatGCTGGAAAACCAAcaaatcgattatatataaaaaatcttgCAAAACAAGTTGAAGCAAATGATTTGCACTATATTTACAAGAAATATGTAATACCAGGATTACCAAATACTGAACATGA GTATAATGTTCGTCTCATGCAAGAAGGTAGGATGAAAGGTCAAGCATTTGTCACATTACAAAATACAGCTCAAGCACAGTTGGCTGTACAAGAAACTAATGGTTATATCTTAAAAGAGAAGCCTATGGTTGTACAGTATGCTAAAGTATCAAATAGCtaa
- the LOC124425855 gene encoding DNA ligase 1-like, which produces MYARASIVRFTDHHPSQTVHGAYSIPDSSPSHIFSSFHYFRVLVNKPENTMDVTLLLQHSQYAIPIGIVLICAILVFAFGFKKAEQPPFAQLSDVDRKLSNKKRGKTKDKKASNGQVASEKASPLKKTVVSKTEISSKKSTSKADEIDSKSKEKKQEDNKISLKKEKNQIDAKDVKENKVEQTKNKKNLKNLVQEKPVDFDDGDWEQAYSRKDKKNKKKEEESPSKKGKKATKKADIINEAVAKQKELDKGEVKDKVAKETENKELKEKDKKEVILTPISTDKIIKEKESEKEEEQNKTEKSEKEEKKSTKSKKNKKISEEENTQVSIISTAEINIKSVENSVQKKKDEAEKKADNSDPKVEQTREKNTYASDESGDAKSQKKNKKKARKDN; this is translated from the exons ATGTATGCGCGCGCGTCCATTGTCCGGTTTACCGACCACCATCCGTCTCAAACCGTACACGGAGCCTATAGTATACCCGATTCATCGCCGTCCcatatcttttcttcctttcattacTTTCGTGTACTCGTTAATAAGCCTGAAAACACGATGGACGTCACTCTTTTGCTTCAACATTCGCAGTACGCAATACCAATTGGAATTGTTCTAATTTGTGCCATCCTTGTCTTTGCTTTCGGTTTCAAGAAGGCCGAGCAACCACCGTTCGCTCAACTTTCCGACGTGGACCGGAAACTTAGCAACAAAAAGCGCGGTAAAACCAAAGATAAG AAAGCTAGCAATGGTCAAGTAGCAAGTGAGAAAGCAAGTCCACTTAAGAAAACTGTGGTATCAAAAACAGAAATTTCATCAAAGAAATCTACATCAAAAGCAGATGAGATAGATAGTAagtcaaaggaaaagaaacaagaagataataaaatctctcttaagaaggaaaaaaatcaaattgatgcaaaagatgtaaaagaaaataaagttgaacaaacaaagaacaagaagaatttgaaaaatttagtTCAAGAGAAACCAGTAGACTTTGATGATG gaGATTGGGAACAAGCATACtctagaaaagataaaaaaaataaaaaaaaagaagaggaaagcccttcaaagaaaggaaaaaaagccaCGAAAAAGgctgatataattaatgaagcTGTTGCAAAACAGAAGGAACTAGATAAAGGTGAAGTTAAAGATAAAGTTGctaaagaaacagaaaataaagaattgaaggaaaaggataaaaaagaagtaattcTTACTCCAATTTCCACTGACAAGATAATTAAGGAGAAAGAAtcagaaaaggaagaagaacaaaataag actgaaaaatcagaaaaagaagaaaagaaaagtaccaaatcaaaaaagaataaaaagatttctgaagaagaaaatacacAAGTATCAATAATCTCTACagcagaaataaatattaaatctgtTGAAAATTCagtgcaaaaaaagaaagatgaagcaGAAAAAAAGGCAGATAATTCTGATCCTAAAGTGGAACAAACACGGGAAAAAAATACTTATGCATCGGATGAATCAGGAG ATGCAAAAtcgcagaaaaaaaataaaaagaaggctCGGAAAGATAACTAA
- the LOC124425856 gene encoding uncharacterized protein LOC124425856: protein MAFELDDLLKDDKKDANLIPDLCKATCNSQEEFRQLLEHCPEFKIKSEKVKKEDTKVRDKEFSWKTTKKELKAIEREWTYGDPIPPDMKNLNLHELQQVAIDWRMLTPIRPKLRQDEELFSRLVEMGKLEAKTRMKERRSFVSPIRRNKNRAGIIESSVKICGKCGEEYCFGETCGDILYDSYVRIAVLTQQSKTKISADTEAIIANMNCPKKQKRKKLKTKSKTPRKSVCLLIHHKTRKLTSKSMENKNNNRRESDIEKSVKPIKQFKRKCTKYRKKV, encoded by the exons atggcGTTCGAGTTAGATGATCTTTTAAaggacgataaaaaagatgcTAATTTAATACCGGACTTATGTAAAGCGACATGTAACTCTCAAGAGGAATTCAGACAATTGTTGGAACATTGTccagaatttaaaatcaaatcaGAAAAG gtaaaaaaagaagataccaAAGTACGTGATAAGGAATTTTCTTGGAAAACAAccaaaaaagaattgaaagctATTGAAAGAGAATGGACATATGGAGATCCTATACCGCCcgatatgaaaaatttaaatcttcACGAATTACAACAAGTTGCTATCGATTGGAGAATGCTTACGCCGATTAGACCGAAACTTCGCCAAGATGAAGAGTTATTTTCAAGATTG GTAGAAATGGGAAAGTTAGAAGCAAAAACTCGCATGAAAGAACGACGTTCCTTTGTAAGTCCAATAAGACGTAATAAAAATCGAGCTGGGATTATTGAAAGTAGCGTTAAAATTTGCGGGAAATGTGGCGAAGAATATTGTTTTGGTGAAACCTGCGGCGATATTTTGTATGACTCATACGTTCGAATCGCTGTTCTGACTCAACAATCTAAGACGAAGATCTCTGCCGATACAGAAGCCATTATCGCTAACATGAATTGTCCTAAAAagcagaaaaggaaaaaacttaaaacgaaaagtaaaaCACCCAGAAAAAGTGTATGTTTGTTGATTCACCATAAAACAAGAAAGCTTACAAGTAAAAgcatggaaaataaaaataataataggcgCGAGAGTGATATCGAAAAATCTGTAAAACCcataaaacaatttaaaagGAAATGCACTAAATATCGGAAAAAAgtctaa